Proteins encoded in a region of the Thermodesulfobacteriota bacterium genome:
- a CDS encoding 1-deoxy-D-xylulose-5-phosphate reductoisomerase produces the protein MKRLSILGSTGSIGRNVLEVAARFPERFQVAGLSAGKNIGLLIEQIERFRPRLVSVQDERLAVELKARMPAGLGVEVASGINGCREVATLPEVDMVVSAMVGAAGLVPTYEAICAGKNIALANKEVLVTAGSLIMKAAKDKGVSINPVDSEHGAIFQSLLGHRKEDVRRIILTASGGPFLHYSYEMLHNITPAEALKHPNWQMGRKITIDSASLMNKGLEVIEAKWLFDLSVEQIVVQIHPQSIVHSMVEYIDGSIIAQLGIPDMRIPIAYALSAPERIDMGLPRLDLPSVNNLTFLEPDMDKFPCLRLAYAACKQGGTLPVVLNAANEVAVDAFLEGRIRFTDIARVVEGTMYGSEASAVNSLEDVMAADHLARIQAEEEVKTYSCREHRL, from the coding sequence TTGAAAAGATTATCTATCCTGGGTTCTACCGGGTCCATTGGGCGCAACGTGTTGGAAGTGGCAGCGCGTTTTCCGGAACGTTTCCAGGTAGCCGGACTTTCTGCCGGCAAGAACATCGGATTGTTGATAGAACAGATTGAACGCTTTAGGCCGCGCTTGGTTTCTGTCCAGGATGAGAGACTGGCTGTGGAGTTAAAGGCCCGAATGCCAGCGGGGCTGGGCGTGGAGGTTGCTTCCGGTATAAACGGATGTAGAGAAGTGGCTACGCTGCCGGAAGTTGATATGGTTGTCTCGGCTATGGTGGGTGCCGCCGGTCTCGTGCCCACTTACGAGGCCATCTGTGCGGGGAAGAATATTGCCCTGGCCAATAAAGAGGTCCTGGTTACCGCCGGTTCGCTGATTATGAAAGCAGCCAAGGATAAGGGCGTCTCCATTAACCCTGTTGATAGTGAGCATGGCGCTATTTTCCAGTCCCTGTTAGGACACCGTAAAGAAGATGTCAGGAGGATTATACTCACAGCCTCAGGCGGACCGTTCTTGCATTATTCTTATGAGATGTTGCATAATATAACCCCGGCCGAGGCCTTAAAACATCCCAACTGGCAAATGGGCAGGAAGATAACGATTGACTCTGCCTCCTTAATGAACAAGGGACTGGAGGTTATAGAGGCTAAATGGCTTTTTGATCTCTCCGTCGAGCAGATAGTCGTGCAAATACACCCACAGAGTATAGTGCATTCTATGGTGGAGTATATAGATGGTTCTATAATTGCTCAACTGGGCATACCGGACATGCGTATTCCGATTGCCTATGCCCTTTCCGCCCCGGAGCGGATCGATATGGGGCTTCCCCGGCTGGATCTTCCATCAGTAAATAACCTGACTTTTTTAGAACCGGATATGGACAAATTTCCATGCCTGCGGCTGGCGTATGCGGCTTGTAAGCAGGGAGGGACCCTGCCCGTTGTCCTTAATGCGGCCAATGAGGTAGCGGTAGATGCCTTTCTCGAAGGCCGCATAAGATTCACGGATATTGCCCGTGTCGTGGAAGGCACGATGTATGGTTCGGAAGCCTCAGCAGTTAATTCACTGGAAGACGTCATGGCAGCGGATCATTTGGCCAGAATCCAGGCCGAAGAAGAGGTTAAAACGTATTCATGCAGAGAGCATAGGTTATAA
- a CDS encoding phosphatidate cytidylyltransferase produces MQHLKRIITALIATPLLIAVIWYGPRSVFLLVILATVAISLLEYYALARRTDLSLPVYFGMLLGSLIVLSSYNFSFPCTLAVLFLITALSLAYYLFNYEPHPRVIYSMGVFIAGLVYVAFSLSHLVFIRHLALGRIWILFLLAVVFAGDAGAYCVGVPLGRHKLYPRVSPGKTIEGAIGGLAASIGAAYLMSIHFFPWITVRQVIFLALSLGITAQIGDLVESMFKRSAQVKDSGKLFPGHGGMLDRIDGVILAAPVLFYELVFFIRP; encoded by the coding sequence ATGCAGCACCTTAAACGTATAATAACCGCCCTGATTGCTACGCCCCTTCTAATAGCCGTTATATGGTATGGGCCCAGGTCTGTTTTTTTGTTGGTGATTTTGGCCACTGTGGCGATTAGTTTGCTGGAGTACTACGCCCTGGCCAGGAGAACCGATCTCTCCCTCCCGGTTTATTTCGGCATGTTGTTAGGCAGCCTCATCGTCCTTTCCAGTTATAATTTTTCCTTCCCCTGCACCCTGGCAGTGCTTTTTTTAATCACGGCCTTGAGTCTTGCATACTATTTGTTCAATTATGAGCCTCATCCCAGGGTCATTTATTCAATGGGCGTCTTCATTGCCGGTCTGGTATATGTGGCCTTTTCCCTATCCCACCTGGTTTTTATAAGACATCTGGCCCTGGGACGTATCTGGATTTTATTTCTTTTGGCTGTAGTCTTTGCAGGTGATGCCGGCGCTTACTGCGTAGGTGTTCCCTTGGGACGTCATAAGCTTTATCCGCGTGTAAGTCCGGGAAAGACCATAGAGGGGGCTATCGGGGGGCTGGCGGCCAGTATCGGGGCGGCCTATCTCATGAGCATCCATTTTTTCCCTTGGATAACTGTGAGACAGGTTATTTTTCTGGCCCTTTCCCTGGGAATTACCGCTCAAATTGGAGACCTTGTGGAGTCCATGTTTAAACGTTCTGCCCAGGTGAAAGATTCAGGCAAACTCTTTCCAGGGCATGGGGGGATGCTGGATCGCATAGATGGGGTTATTCTGGCCGCACCCGTCCTGTTTTATGAGCTGGTGTTTTTCATCCGGCCCTAA
- a CDS encoding isoprenyl transferase encodes MPHSDSPLLDPKKLPRHLAIIMDGNGRWAKLRSFPRIAGHRQGVESVREVVRTCREIGIKFLTLYAFSQENWQRPPGEVNALMGLLSDYLEKELAEMLANGISLRAIGEIKRLPRPVYEVLLRTVKQTESNQDMVLTLALSYSGRDEIVRAVREIARRVNQGALLPDEISEGYISQTLDTAAAGLPDPDFLIRTSGEYRLSNFLLWQMAYTENYITDVLWPDFRREDLIRALLDYQERERRFGLTSEQIKGSYAAP; translated from the coding sequence TTGCCTCATTCAGATAGTCCGTTGTTAGATCCAAAAAAATTGCCCCGGCACTTAGCCATAATCATGGATGGAAATGGACGCTGGGCGAAATTGCGTTCTTTTCCCCGTATTGCCGGGCACCGGCAAGGTGTTGAATCTGTGCGCGAGGTAGTCCGGACTTGTCGGGAGATAGGGATTAAGTTTCTTACCTTATATGCCTTTTCTCAGGAAAACTGGCAACGCCCGCCAGGTGAAGTCAATGCCCTTATGGGTCTCCTTTCTGATTACTTAGAAAAAGAACTGGCGGAGATGCTCGCCAACGGGATATCGCTAAGGGCTATCGGGGAGATAAAAAGGCTCCCCCGGCCAGTTTATGAGGTCTTATTGCGTACGGTTAAACAAACAGAGTCTAATCAGGATATGGTTCTCACCCTGGCATTAAGTTACAGCGGCCGTGATGAGATCGTGCGTGCCGTGCGGGAGATCGCGCGCAGGGTAAACCAGGGTGCCCTGCTACCGGATGAAATAAGCGAAGGATATATAAGCCAGACCCTGGATACCGCCGCCGCCGGACTGCCTGATCCGGACTTCCTTATAAGAACAAGCGGAGAATACCGCTTAAGCAATTTTCTCCTCTGGCAAATGGCCTATACGGAAAATTATATCACCGACGTCTTATGGCCGGACTTTCGTAGAGAGGACCTCATAAGGGCCCTTCTGGATTACCAGGAAAGAGAGCGGCGTTTTGGCCTGACCAGTGAACAAATTAAGGGTAGCTATGCAGCACCTTAA
- the frr gene encoding ribosome recycling factor: MKDEVLKDLKAKMEKTIEVFKHELARMRTGRASVSLFDGIKVDYYGSMLPLSQVASLTVPEPRLITIQPWDTNALANIERAILKSELGLTPANDGKIIRIAIPPLTEERRKEIVKLVKKTTEEYRVILRNIRRDANEELKGLKKEKIISEDEAFAVQEEVQKITDNYIKKVEQLYAEKEKEILAF; encoded by the coding sequence ATGAAGGACGAAGTCTTAAAAGATTTAAAGGCTAAAATGGAAAAGACCATTGAGGTTTTTAAACATGAGCTGGCCAGGATGCGTACCGGAAGGGCATCTGTTTCCCTCTTTGACGGCATTAAAGTGGACTATTATGGCTCCATGTTGCCGCTTAGCCAGGTGGCCTCTCTTACTGTGCCGGAACCCAGGCTTATTACTATTCAGCCCTGGGATACCAATGCCCTGGCCAATATTGAGCGGGCCATACTTAAATCAGAACTGGGGTTGACACCGGCAAATGACGGGAAAATTATACGGATAGCCATACCGCCTCTTACAGAAGAACGGCGGAAAGAGATCGTTAAATTGGTTAAAAAAACCACCGAGGAATACCGGGTTATCCTTCGGAATATACGCCGCGATGCCAATGAAGAACTTAAGGGTTTAAAAAAAGAAAAGATAATTTCAGAGGATGAAGCCTTTGCCGTGCAGGAAGAGGTACAAAAGATAACAGATAATTATATTAAAAAAGTGGAGCAGCTTTACGCTGAAAAGGAGAAAGAGATATTGGCGTTTTAA
- the pyrH gene encoding UMP kinase: MMTPKYKRVLLKLSGEALLGGQSFGISHDVLTFISEEIKEIMGLGVQLAVVIGGGNIFRGIAGASQGMDRASADYMGMLATVINALALQDALEKKGVQTRVQTAIEMREVAEPYIRRRSIRHLEKGRVVIFGAGTGNPYFTTDTTAALRAMEIHADVILKATRVDGVYDRDPLKDKNARMFRNLTYLDVLQRKLRVMDATAISLAMDHQKPIIIFNIQKKGNIKKAILGKPVGTTVQGAEP, encoded by the coding sequence CTGATGACCCCCAAGTATAAACGAGTCTTGCTAAAATTAAGCGGTGAGGCCCTGTTGGGCGGTCAATCATTTGGCATAAGCCACGATGTCCTGACTTTTATTTCCGAAGAGATTAAAGAGATAATGGGACTGGGCGTACAACTGGCGGTGGTCATTGGCGGCGGCAATATCTTTCGGGGCATAGCCGGTGCTTCCCAGGGTATGGATAGGGCTTCTGCCGACTATATGGGCATGTTGGCTACGGTGATAAATGCCTTGGCCCTGCAGGATGCCCTGGAAAAAAAAGGCGTCCAGACCCGGGTGCAAACCGCTATTGAGATGCGGGAAGTAGCCGAACCCTACATAAGACGGCGCTCGATCCGGCATCTGGAAAAAGGAAGGGTGGTTATATTTGGAGCCGGTACCGGTAACCCCTATTTTACCACGGACACCACCGCCGCCCTCCGCGCCATGGAGATTCACGCCGATGTTATTCTTAAGGCCACGCGAGTGGACGGGGTCTATGATCGGGACCCTCTTAAAGATAAAAATGCCAGGATGTTTCGCAACTTGACCTACCTGGATGTATTGCAGAGAAAATTACGCGTTATGGATGCCACGGCTATTTCTTTAGCTATGGATCATCAAAAGCCTATAATAATCTTTAATATTCAAAAAAAGGGAAATATTAAAAAAGCTATTCTTGGAAAACCGGTCGGAACAACAGTGCAGGGCGCCGAACCATGA
- the tsf gene encoding translation elongation factor Ts, with product MSSFKGVSIVEISANTIKELRDKTNAGIMDCKLALKECQGDMEKAIAYLRKKGLAVAVKRAGRAMTEGSVRAYIHAGGKIGVLVEVNCETDFVAKTDQFQEFVKNIAMHVAAANPIYLRREDVHAAVIEKEKEIYRAQAVETGKPEKILDKIVEGRLEKYYGEICLLEQKYVRDPDLTIQDVLNELITKTGENVSVRRFTRYQLGENGE from the coding sequence ATGTCTAGTTTTAAGGGGGTAAGTATAGTGGAAATTTCGGCAAATACTATAAAGGAATTACGCGATAAGACCAATGCGGGCATTATGGATTGTAAGTTAGCCCTTAAGGAATGTCAGGGAGATATGGAAAAGGCAATTGCCTACCTTCGCAAAAAGGGATTGGCCGTGGCCGTTAAACGCGCGGGCCGGGCGATGACCGAAGGATCTGTTCGGGCGTATATCCATGCCGGCGGCAAGATAGGCGTGTTGGTAGAGGTCAACTGTGAAACAGATTTTGTGGCCAAGACAGACCAATTCCAGGAATTTGTTAAGAATATAGCCATGCATGTCGCTGCGGCCAATCCGATTTATCTACGCAGAGAGGATGTCCATGCCGCGGTAATAGAAAAAGAGAAGGAGATTTACCGGGCCCAGGCTGTTGAAACCGGAAAGCCGGAGAAGATCCTGGACAAGATAGTTGAAGGGCGACTAGAAAAATATTATGGTGAAATCTGCCTCTTGGAGCAGAAATATGTACGCGATCCCGACCTTACCATTCAGGATGTCTTAAATGAGTTAATAACCAAGACCGGAGAAAACGTATCTGTTCGGCGTTTTACGCGGTATCAGCTCGGTGAAAATGGTGAATAG
- the rpsB gene encoding 30S ribosomal protein S2: MSYVTMKQLLEAGVHFGHQTRRWNPKMKPYIFGTRNGIYIIDLQKTVQLFKTAYDFIVQAATGGKPVLFVGTKKQAQESIAEEASRCGMFYVNSRWLGGTLTNFQTIRKSIDRLKTLEAMKEDGSIHRFKKKEILQMEKEIVKLEKSLGGIKEMGKLPGALFVVDPRKEYIAITEARKLGIPVVAIVDTNCDPDGIDYLIPGNDDAIRAIRLLTSRMADACLEGKGRLEEALQAVTDKTAAETEPVGLTGDTGPQEELLPASAEDEG; encoded by the coding sequence ATGTCTTATGTTACCATGAAACAATTATTAGAAGCCGGGGTCCACTTTGGTCACCAGACCAGGCGGTGGAATCCCAAGATGAAACCTTACATTTTTGGCACTAGAAACGGCATTTATATTATTGACCTGCAAAAGACCGTGCAATTATTCAAGACTGCTTACGATTTTATTGTGCAGGCGGCGACTGGGGGGAAACCTGTTTTATTTGTGGGGACAAAGAAACAGGCCCAGGAGTCTATTGCAGAAGAGGCCAGCCGCTGCGGTATGTTTTATGTGAACAGTCGCTGGTTGGGCGGCACCCTGACTAATTTCCAGACTATCCGTAAAAGCATCGACCGCCTTAAGACCCTGGAAGCCATGAAAGAGGATGGAAGTATCCATCGCTTTAAAAAGAAAGAAATCCTTCAAATGGAGAAGGAGATTGTTAAATTAGAAAAATCACTGGGGGGTATTAAAGAGATGGGAAAATTGCCCGGGGCCCTCTTTGTGGTTGATCCCAGGAAGGAGTATATCGCCATAACCGAGGCCCGAAAGCTGGGTATTCCTGTTGTTGCTATAGTCGATACTAATTGTGATCCCGACGGGATTGATTACCTGATACCCGGAAATGATGATGCGATAAGGGCTATCAGACTTCTTACCTCACGAATGGCCGATGCCTGCTTAGAAGGCAAGGGGCGTTTAGAGGAGGCCCTTCAGGCCGTAACTGATAAGACTGCGGCGGAGACCGAGCCGGTAGGGTTGACAGGGGATACTGGGCCACAAGAAGAATTGTTACCGGCCTCGGCAGAGGATGAAGGTTAA
- the argJ gene encoding bifunctional glutamate N-acetyltransferase/amino-acid acetyltransferase ArgJ → MKGFLFSATGASIKKPGRLDVGLIYAEKPAVAAGVFTRNRVKAAPVIISRERLRRGAAQAILVNSGNANACTGEQGLEDARESARVLAKHLEIKEKLALVASTGVIGQFLPMERIKGAIPRLAQSLAPNRLAEVSRAILTTDKMPKTAFREGNIDGVPIRMAAIAKGAGMIMPQMATMLCFVMTDAAIRADALRASLQCAVSLSFNRITVDGDMSTNDSVIILTSGEANNKRIDIDDSAGRSVFEKLLGELLIDLARMIVRDGEGATKLVEVRVTGAGTVGEARKAAYAVANSSLVKTALFGEDANWGRIMAALGRSGVPMDPGRVSVAINTFPLVKNGLGCGPEAEMAATGAMRQEEFILHIDMGRGSCDFNVWTCDLSADYVRINASYRS, encoded by the coding sequence ATAAAAGGTTTTTTATTTTCGGCTACCGGGGCCTCCATCAAAAAGCCGGGGCGTTTGGACGTAGGGCTGATTTATGCCGAGAAGCCGGCCGTGGCGGCGGGCGTATTTACCAGAAATCGCGTCAAGGCTGCGCCGGTCATCATAAGTCGGGAGCGCCTGCGTCGGGGAGCGGCTCAGGCCATCCTTGTAAACAGCGGGAACGCTAATGCCTGTACCGGAGAGCAGGGGCTGGAGGATGCCCGGGAGTCAGCGCGTGTTCTGGCAAAACATTTGGAGATAAAAGAAAAACTGGCGCTGGTGGCCTCGACCGGCGTTATTGGTCAGTTCCTGCCTATGGAGAGGATTAAAGGGGCCATTCCCCGCTTGGCGCAGTCCCTTGCGCCGAACCGCCTGGCTGAGGTCAGCCGGGCTATCCTGACTACAGATAAGATGCCTAAGACAGCCTTTCGCGAAGGTAATATCGATGGCGTTCCCATCCGTATGGCGGCTATAGCCAAAGGGGCAGGGATGATTATGCCGCAGATGGCGACCATGCTCTGTTTTGTCATGACCGACGCCGCCATAAGGGCCGATGCCCTGAGGGCATCTTTGCAGTGCGCGGTTTCGCTGTCTTTTAACCGGATCACGGTAGATGGAGATATGAGCACTAACGATTCGGTGATAATCCTGACCAGTGGCGAAGCCAATAATAAGCGTATAGATATTGACGATTCTGCGGGCAGAAGCGTCTTTGAAAAGCTGCTGGGCGAGCTTCTTATAGACCTGGCCAGGATGATCGTACGGGATGGCGAGGGAGCCACAAAGCTGGTGGAGGTTCGTGTCACCGGCGCCGGCACTGTTGGCGAGGCCCGTAAGGCCGCTTACGCCGTGGCTAATTCCAGCCTGGTAAAGACAGCGCTGTTTGGGGAAGACGCTAACTGGGGGCGAATTATGGCCGCTCTGGGAAGGTCCGGTGTCCCCATGGATCCGGGGAGGGTGAGCGTTGCTATAAACACGTTCCCCCTGGTTAAAAACGGCCTGGGCTGCGGACCGGAGGCAGAAATGGCGGCTACCGGGGCTATGCGTCAGGAGGAATTTATCCTGCACATAGACATGGGCAGAGGTTCTTGTGATTTTAACGTCTGGACATGCGACCTGTCAGCGGATTATGTGCGTATAAATGCCTCATATCGCAGCTGA
- the secA gene encoding preprotein translocase subunit SecA yields the protein MIGSLLARVFGTKNEREVNRLSLTLSHINSLEPSVQALSDDALRGKTEEFKSRLANGESLDDLLPEAFAAVREASRRVLGQRHFDVQIMGGMVLHQGKIAEMKTGEGKTLVATLPVYLNALTGRGVHVVTVNDYLARRDAEWMGGIYKFLGLSVGVIVHGLNDAERKQAYFSDITYGTNNEFGFDYLRDNMKFSVDDFVQRDFYYALVDEVDSILIDEARTPLIISGPAEESTELYYRVDKIIPKFRSEQDYVVEEKTRTVVLTEEGVAKAEKLLKIDNLYDPKNIEILHHVNQALRAHTLFKKDVDYIVKDGEVVIVDEFTGRLMPGRRYSEGLHQALEAKEEVKIESENQTLASVTFQNYFRMYEKLAGMTGTADTEAVEFQKIYNLEVVIIPSNMPMIRTDYPDAIYKTENEKFKAVSREIKELHAKGQPVLVGTISIEKSERLSSLLRKEGIRHSVLNAKHHEKEAEIVSRAGQQGAVTLSTNMAGRGTDIVLGEGVPELGGLHIVGTERHEARRIDNQLRGRAGRQGDQGSSRFYLSLEDDLLRIFGSERISSIMDKLGMEEDQPIEHTLVSKAIENAQKRVEAQNFEIRKRLLEYDDVMNQQREVIYRQRREILGSDNLQEYIGEMIEDIVSVMVDAVADEKSLPEEWDLKGLADRCYSQFSIHLSFAPEEVRNFNRGSLEDLLLARVKEAYAAREREFGTEAFRSLERFITLQTVDSLWKDHLLNMDHLKEGIGLRGYGQKDPLQEYKKEGYEMFMAMVERIKEEAVSTLFRVQLARESDLETYQRPKRQEFSLTRGDEGEEEKEPVRRQAEKIGRNQPCPCGSGKKYKKCCGKK from the coding sequence ATGATAGGCAGTCTATTAGCCAGGGTATTTGGCACTAAAAATGAGCGGGAAGTAAATAGATTAAGCTTAACGCTCAGCCATATAAACAGTCTTGAGCCGTCCGTGCAGGCCTTGAGCGACGATGCGCTACGGGGGAAGACGGAAGAATTCAAAAGTCGCCTGGCAAACGGGGAATCTCTCGATGATCTCTTGCCGGAGGCCTTTGCCGCAGTCCGGGAAGCTTCCAGGCGGGTCCTGGGGCAGCGCCACTTTGACGTACAGATTATGGGCGGCATGGTCCTACACCAAGGTAAGATTGCGGAGATGAAAACGGGCGAAGGGAAGACTCTGGTGGCCACCTTGCCGGTCTATCTCAACGCCCTTACCGGAAGGGGCGTACACGTGGTGACCGTGAATGATTATCTGGCCAGACGCGACGCCGAATGGATGGGTGGGATTTATAAATTTCTGGGACTTTCGGTCGGGGTAATAGTACACGGGTTGAACGATGCCGAACGCAAGCAGGCCTATTTTTCGGACATTACTTATGGCACTAACAATGAATTCGGGTTTGACTATCTCCGTGATAACATGAAGTTTAGCGTCGATGATTTTGTGCAGCGTGATTTTTATTACGCCTTGGTGGACGAGGTCGATAGTATCCTTATAGATGAGGCCCGTACTCCGCTTATCATTTCCGGACCGGCGGAAGAGTCCACAGAACTTTATTATCGTGTAGATAAGATTATCCCAAAATTCCGATCAGAACAAGACTACGTGGTGGAGGAAAAGACGCGCACCGTGGTCCTGACCGAGGAGGGTGTGGCCAAGGCGGAAAAATTGCTCAAGATAGACAATCTATATGATCCTAAAAATATTGAGATATTGCACCATGTGAACCAGGCCCTGCGGGCCCATACCCTTTTCAAGAAAGACGTTGATTATATAGTCAAAGATGGCGAAGTTGTTATTGTGGATGAGTTTACGGGCCGACTCATGCCCGGTCGCCGCTACAGTGAAGGTCTGCACCAGGCCCTGGAAGCCAAGGAAGAAGTTAAAATTGAGAGTGAGAACCAGACCCTGGCCTCCGTTACCTTTCAGAATTATTTCCGCATGTATGAGAAACTGGCCGGCATGACCGGTACGGCAGATACTGAAGCGGTGGAGTTTCAGAAGATCTACAATCTTGAGGTAGTCATTATCCCCTCCAATATGCCTATGATCCGCACCGATTATCCGGATGCTATCTATAAGACAGAGAATGAAAAGTTCAAGGCTGTCTCACGTGAAATAAAAGAACTCCATGCCAAGGGGCAGCCAGTGCTGGTGGGAACTATATCGATTGAGAAATCAGAACGCTTGAGCAGCCTCTTACGCAAGGAAGGCATCAGGCATTCCGTGCTCAACGCCAAACACCATGAAAAGGAGGCGGAGATCGTGTCCCGGGCCGGGCAGCAAGGGGCCGTAACCCTCTCCACGAATATGGCCGGCCGGGGTACGGATATTGTCCTCGGCGAGGGTGTGCCTGAGTTAGGCGGGTTGCATATTGTGGGCACCGAGAGACACGAGGCCAGGCGTATTGATAATCAGCTTCGCGGCCGGGCCGGACGTCAGGGCGACCAAGGTTCTTCGCGGTTTTATCTTTCTTTAGAAGATGACCTGTTGCGCATATTCGGTTCGGAACGTATCTCCTCTATCATGGACAAACTGGGTATGGAAGAAGACCAACCCATTGAACACACCCTGGTTTCTAAAGCCATCGAAAATGCGCAAAAGAGGGTAGAGGCCCAGAATTTCGAGATCAGAAAACGTCTCCTGGAATATGACGACGTCATGAACCAGCAAAGAGAGGTTATATACAGACAGAGGCGCGAAATTTTGGGCAGCGATAACCTGCAGGAATATATCGGAGAAATGATCGAAGATATTGTTTCGGTTATGGTGGATGCCGTGGCGGACGAAAAGAGCCTGCCGGAAGAGTGGGATTTAAAGGGATTGGCTGACCGGTGTTACAGCCAGTTTTCTATTCACCTATCCTTTGCCCCTGAAGAAGTCCGTAATTTTAACCGGGGCAGCCTGGAAGATCTGCTGCTGGCCAGAGTAAAAGAGGCGTATGCAGCCAGGGAAAGAGAGTTCGGTACGGAAGCGTTTCGATCCCTGGAGCGTTTTATTACCTTACAGACCGTAGATAGTCTCTGGAAAGATCACCTGCTCAACATGGATCACCTGAAAGAGGGGATAGGACTCCGTGGTTACGGACAGAAAGACCCGTTACAGGAATATAAGAAGGAAGGGTACGAGATGTTTATGGCCATGGTGGAACGCATCAAAGAAGAAGCGGTCTCTACCCTCTTCCGCGTTCAGTTGGCCAGGGAGTCGGATTTAGAGACTTATCAGCGTCCCAAAAGGCAGGAGTTCTCTTTAACCCGTGGCGACGAAGGTGAAGAAGAGAAAGAACCTGTACGGCGGCAGGCCGAAAAAATCGGGCGCAATCAACCCTGCCCGTGCGGCAGCGGCAAAAAATATAAAAAGTGCTGTGGGAAAAAATAA
- a CDS encoding N-acetyltransferase translates to MIRKARISDVANIHQFLSTFAKQGDLLGRSLSELYDNLRDFYVYQDGDHGPVIASCALHICWEDLAEIRSLAVVEDFQRRGIGRSLVEACVSEAITLGIYRIFTLTNRPDFFMHLGFIKIDKATLPQKIWSDCIKCYKFPQCDEVALLLQV, encoded by the coding sequence ATGATCCGCAAAGCCCGCATATCTGATGTCGCCAATATCCATCAATTTCTTAGCACGTTTGCCAAACAAGGCGATCTATTGGGTCGATCGTTGAGCGAGCTTTACGATAACCTGCGCGATTTCTACGTTTATCAGGATGGCGACCATGGGCCGGTCATAGCTAGCTGTGCTTTGCATATCTGCTGGGAAGACCTTGCAGAGATCAGATCTCTGGCCGTAGTTGAGGATTTTCAGAGGCGTGGAATAGGGAGAAGCCTGGTGGAGGCCTGCGTCAGCGAGGCCATTACCCTGGGTATTTACAGGATATTTACCCTGACAAACCGGCCGGATTTCTTTATGCACCTTGGATTTATAAAGATTGATAAAGCGACGTTGCCGCAAAAGATCTGGAGCGATTGCATAAAATGTTACAAGTTCCCTCAATGTGATGAGGTGGCGTTGCTGTTACAGGTATAG
- a CDS encoding SPOR domain-containing protein yields MASKGKKDRRIYQFEISRGGLVTIGIAALGVLLWMFIFGIWVGRDLFSSVNKELEAMTSPPATQSGQQPEEHKPLTPVTTQQGEALLGQEMNRGGQPVPGLEEPGNLQAEGATGAGKTRPSPNVFYTLQVASLRDAAKAEELKAVWEKKGYEVFIIKGEIPRAGVWYRVQIGRFSAVSDANSAADRIAEKENTRLFITTVSIPAPLGEAAKAAKE; encoded by the coding sequence ATGGCTTCTAAAGGGAAGAAAGACCGACGTATATATCAGTTTGAGATCAGCCGGGGCGGGTTAGTAACCATAGGTATAGCTGCCCTTGGCGTCCTTCTCTGGATGTTTATCTTTGGCATATGGGTAGGCCGGGATCTGTTTAGCAGTGTTAACAAAGAACTTGAGGCCATGACCTCGCCACCTGCGACTCAAAGCGGACAGCAACCTGAGGAACATAAACCCCTGACGCCGGTTACCACTCAACAAGGAGAGGCTCTTTTAGGGCAGGAGATGAACCGGGGCGGTCAACCCGTGCCAGGCCTTGAGGAGCCTGGCAACCTTCAGGCAGAAGGGGCAACGGGCGCTGGAAAAACAAGGCCATCCCCTAATGTTTTTTATACGTTACAGGTGGCCTCTCTTCGCGACGCAGCTAAGGCCGAAGAATTGAAGGCCGTGTGGGAAAAGAAAGGGTATGAGGTCTTTATTATCAAGGGTGAGATACCACGGGCCGGTGTATGGTACCGTGTACAGATCGGGCGGTTTAGTGCCGTAAGCGACGCCAATAGCGCTGCCGACCGTATAGCAGAGAAGGAAAACACTAGGCTGTTCATAACCACAGTTTCCATTCCGGCTCCCCTTGGCGAAGCTGCCAAAGCAGCAAAGGAATAA